Sequence from the Candidatus Deferrimicrobium borealis genome:
TTGAACCGGGAATGTCCCCCCTTGGCAGGAATACCCCCCGGTGACCGGCATTTCCGTGATCATCCCGGTGCTGAACGAGGAGGCGTCGATCGCCCGCGCGATCCGGTCGTGCCGGGAGGCGGGGCCGTGCGAGGTGGTCGTCGTCGACGGGGGGAGCGGGGACCGGACGGTGGAGATCGCGCGCGCGCTGGCCGACGCCGTGATCGCCGCTCCGCGGGGGAGGGCGGCGCAGATGAACGCGGGCGCGGCCGTCGCCCGCGGGGGGGTCCTCCTCTTCCTGCACGCGGACACCCTCCTGCCCGTCGGATCCGTTCCCTCCGTGTTCAGCGCGCTGCAAGACCCGGCGGTGATCGGCGGCGCCTTCCGCGTCCGGCTGGCCGCGTCCTCCGGCGCGGGCCGGTACGTCCGTGCCACGCTCGGGATCACGGGGCGGGCGATCGGGGCGCGGGCGCGCGTCACGCGGACGTTCACGGGAGACCAGGCGATCTTCGTGCGGGCGGAGACGTTCCGCTCCGTCGGCGGCTACCCGGAGATCCCGCTGATGGAGGACGTCGAGCTGTCGCGGCGGTTGCGGCGGGCGGGAAAGACGGTCCTGCTGCCGCTGCGCGTGGAAACGTCGGGACGCCGCTGGGAAGCGTGGGGGCCCCTCCGGACCGTCCTGTTCATGTGGTTCCTCCGGACCGGCTACCTCCTCGGGTGGACGCCGTCGCGATGCGCCGATGCGTACCGCCGCGGACCGGCACTCACGCGTCGGGGACCGGCTCCTCCCACGTCATCCGCAGGGGGGTGAGGATATTTGCGAGGTCCGGGTGCCGCGGAAGAACCCGCGCGGCGAACCCGTACCGGCCGCTCCCCGCGCACGGGATCTCCACCCGGTAGATCTCCTCGTCGCCGTCGCGCCCGTCGTGGCGCGCCGGCAGGATGGTTCCCACGCCCACCTGCCCGGCGGCATCGTAGAAGCCGTACCGGATCTCGACGGCGACCTCGGCGGGAATGAGCCCTCCCAGGCGGACGCGGACGGCGACTCCGACCGTGTCCCCCACGCGCATCTCCTTGTGCTTCCGCGTCTCCTCCACCCGGATCGTGACCCCCGGCCACGCCGACGCGGCACGCTCCCGCCACGCGGTCAACTCCCGGGCGGCGGAGAAATCGTTCCCGGAAAGCCGCGAACCCGCGCGATGGGCGGGAAGGTACGACGCTTCCGTGTACTCCTGGACCATCCGGTGGGTGTTGAAGTACGCGCCCAGCTTGCGGATCGACGCCTTCATCATCGCGATCCAGGCGCGCGGCAACCCCCCGCGGTCCCGATCGTGGAACAGGGGGACGATCTCGTTCTCGAGGAGACTGTAGAGGGCCTCGCACTCGACCCGGTCCTGCTCCTCCGGGTCGCCGTACGTCTCACCGCTCCCGATCGCCCACCCGAGGTCGGGGGAGTACCCCTCGTCCCACCACCCGTCGAGGATCGAAACGTTCAGCGCGCCGTTGGCCGCCGCCTTCATCCCGCTCGTCCCCGACGCCTCCAGCGGCCGCCGCGGGTTGTTCAGCCACACGTCGATTCCCTGCACCAGGTACCGCGCC
This genomic interval carries:
- a CDS encoding TIGR04283 family arsenosugar biosynthesis glycosyltransferase; translated protein: MTGISVIIPVLNEEASIARAIRSCREAGPCEVVVVDGGSGDRTVEIARALADAVIAAPRGRAAQMNAGAAVARGGVLLFLHADTLLPVGSVPSVFSALQDPAVIGGAFRVRLAASSGAGRYVRATLGITGRAIGARARVTRTFTGDQAIFVRAETFRSVGGYPEIPLMEDVELSRRLRRAGKTVLLPLRVETSGRRWEAWGPLRTVLFMWFLRTGYLLGWTPSRCADAYRRGPALTRRGPAPPTSSAGG